The following are encoded in a window of Etheostoma cragini isolate CJK2018 chromosome 7, CSU_Ecrag_1.0, whole genome shotgun sequence genomic DNA:
- the arhgef3l gene encoding rho guanine nucleotide exchange factor (GEF) 3, like translates to MDVEETGETRTSWSAETQSIPCDHAGKKRKQDPEPVIRIMEDEEEDEEAEMSDNMRDSEEPSNKRVKPVVKSNSLTGVITPVKTPALKRFGLSISRSISFRTEARPLPPAPLRTRTKASSFPRRRNSQCWSDTVESHDLTAKEIKRQEVIYELTQGEKQLIEDLSLVKKVYYEPMLKLDILTESELGQIFGTLDSLIPLHQDLLYRLERLRGLEKTVGEVGPTLMNWFPCLEAYVTYCCNQVWAKALLDQKKNEKKVEHFLRLCQESSFSRKLDLWNFLDLPRSRLVKYPLLLKEIQKCTPPEHPDEDTLSDALELIHSIVAEVNKKTGEAECQFYRRGLIYLEESQRLPEIQLSRFLYCHGELKNTKGQRLHVFLFELALVLTRPGEDRDGGQLFHVYRQPLPNDLINLEEIPDGEAGGGGTFRGAFTGGNDKVKNCFRVSSRGRSKAHPYSLQANDSFSKQQWITCLRQAIVRSRDRNAHTIQSQLSPIPDPALYHIADLSLSSDTEMADHTSR, encoded by the exons ATGGACGTGGAGGAGACTGGTGAAACAAGGACTTCCTG GTCTGCAGAGACGCAGTCCATCCCCTGTGACCATGCTGGG aagaagagaaaacaagaccCTGAACCTGTTATCAGAATCATGGAG gatgaagaggaagatgaggaggctGAGATGtctgacaacatgagggatTCAGAG GAGCCCAGTAACAAAAGGGTCAAACCTGTGGTTAAGTCCAACAGCCTAACCGGTGTCATAACCCCGGTGAAGACCCCTGCTCTGAAACGCTTTGGACTGTCCATTTCG CGGTCCATTAGTTTCCGCACAGAGGCTCGACCTTTGCCCCCGGCTCCCCTGCGCACTCGCACCAAGGCCTCGTCGTTTCCACGCCGACGCAACAGCCAATGTTGGAGTGATACTGTGGAGAGTCACGACCTCACTGCAAAGGAGATCAAACGACAAGAG GTGATCTATGAGCTGACTCAGGGTGAGAAACAACTCATTGAGGACCTCAGTCTGGTCAAGAAG GTGTACTATGAGCCCATGCTGAAGTTGGACATCCTGACGGAGAGTGAGCTTGGACAGATCTTTGGTACACTGGATTCTCTCATTCCTCTCCATCAAG ATCTTCTGTATCGTCTTGAGCGGCTGAGGGGATTAGAGAAGACAGTCGGAGAGGTGGGGCCTACTCTGATGAACTGG TTTCCTTGCCTGGAGGCCTACGTTACATACTGCTGTAACCAGGTGTGGGCCAAAGCGCTGCTGGACCAGAAAAAGAACGAGAAAAAAGTAGAGCACTTCCTGCGCTTGTGCCAGGAGTCTTCATTTAGTAGGAAACTGGACCTGTGGAACTTCCTGGATCTCCCTCGGAGCCGTTTGGTCAAATACCCCCTCCTGTTGAAAGAGATACAGAAGTGCACGCCTCCAGAGCACCCGGATGAAGACACCTTGTCTGATGCT TTGGAGCTGATCCATAGCATTGTGGCGGAGGTGAACAAGAAGACAGGAGAGGCGGAGTGTCAGTTCTACAGGCGGGGTCTCATCTACCTCGAAGAGAGTCAGAGACTGCCAGAAATCCAGCTCTCGCGCTTCCTCTACTGCCACGGAGAGCTCAAGAACACCAAGGGCCAG CGGCTGCATGTATTCCTGTTTGAGCTGGCTTTGGTGCTGACCAGGCCGGGGGAGGACAGAGACGGAGGCCAGCTGTTCCATGTGTACAGACAGCCTCTGCCCAACGACTTGATAAATCTGGAGGAGATCCCGGATGGGGAGGCTGGTGGGGGGGGCACCTTCAGGGGAGCATTCACTGGAGGAAATGATAAAG TGAAGAACTGTTTCCGTGTGAGCAGCAGAGGGCGCTCCAAAGCTCACCCATACAGCCTGCAAGCCAACGACTCCTTCAGCAAGCAGCAGTGGATCACCTGTCTGCGCCAAGCCATTGTCCGGTCCCGGGACAGAAACGCTCACACCATCCAGTCGCAGCTCTCCCCCATCCCTGA
- the uba1 gene encoding ubiquitin-like modifier-activating enzyme 1, which produces MSSSPLSKKRRLSGTETKTGSHCSSSNSVRTDLSHTPANGMAKNGNDAEIDEGLYSRQLYVLGHEAMKRMQNSNVLVSGMRGLGVEIAKNIILGGVRSVTVHDQGVAEWRDLASQFYLREEDLGKNRAEVSQHRLAELNSYVPVNAYTEALTDDYLTKFQVVVLTNSTLEEQLHMGEFCHSKGIKLIVADTRGLFGQLFCDFGEEMTVYDTNGEQPLSAMISMITKDNPGVVTCLDEARHGFESGDYVTFTEVQGMTELNGCQPVEIKVLGPYTFSICETSGFTDYVRGGIVSQVKMPKKISFKSISSSMTEPEFIMTDFAKFERPGQLHVGFQAIHAFQKKHNHLPAPWNQADGDKLLTLAKEVNSAQTGSAKVEQLDEALIKKMSFVAAGDLAPVNAFIGGLAAQEVMKACTGKFMPIMQWLYFDALECLAEEEGVELTEEECAPRNCRYDGQIAVFGTKLQDLLAKQRYFLVGAGAIGCELLKNFAMIGLAGGEGEVIVTDMDTIEKSNLNRQFLFRPADVTKMKSDTAASAVKQMNPSMRITGHQNRVGPDTERVYDDDFFESLDGVTNALDNVDARMYMDRRCVYYRKPLLESGTLGTKGNVQVVIPFLTESYSSSQDPPEKSIPICTLKNFPNAIEHTLQWARDEFEGLFKQPPENAMQYLSDPKFMERTLKLPGAQPVEVLEAVHKSLVTDCPHSWADCVAWARNHWQCQYSNNIRQLLHNFPPDQLTSSGAPFWSGPKRCPHPLEFSTSNELHLDYVMAGANLFAHTYGMQGSTDRAGVIKILQDVKVPPFTPRSGVKIHVSDQELQNSNSSVDDCRLEELKVQLPSPETSQFKLCAIDFEKDDDTNFHMDFIVASSNLRAENYDIPPADRHKSKLIAGKIIPAIATTTAAVVGLVCLELIKIVQGHKKLESFKNGFMNLALPFFAFSEPIAAPTHKYYEIDWTLWDRFEVTGLQPNGEEMTLRQFLDYFKNEHKLEITMLSQGVSMLYSFFMPAAKLKERLDLPMTEIVTKVSKKKLGKHVKALVFELCCNDLSDEDVEVPYVRYTIR; this is translated from the exons ATGTCCAGCTCGCCGCTGTCCAAGAAGCGTCGCTTGTCAGGAACAGAGACGAAGACGGGATCCCACTGCTCCTCCTCTAACTCTGTCAGAACTGATCTGTCCCACACACCTGCCAAC GGCATGGCTAAGAATGGCAATGATGCGGAAATTGATGAAGGCCTGTACTCCAGACAACT TTACGTGTTGGGCCATGAAGCAATGAAGCGCATGCAGAACTCCAATGTCCTTGTCTCTGGTATGAGAGGTCTTGGAGTTGAGATTGCCAAAAACATCATCCTGGGAGGAGTTAGAAGTGTCACTGTACACGACCAAGGAGTTGCAGAATGGAGAGACCTCGCctctcag TTTTATCTTCGGGAGGAGGACCTAGGGAAGAACAGAGCAGAAGTGAGTCAGCACCGTCTGGCTGAACTCAACAGCTACGTTCCTGTGAATGCCTACACCGAAGCCCTCACCGACGACTACTTGACCAAGTTCCAG GTGGTAGTGCTGACTAACTCTACTCTGGAAGAGCAGCTGCACATGGGAGAGTTCTGCCACAGCAAAGGAATCAAGCTAATCGTGGCAGACACGCGTGGTCTGTTTGG CCAACTTTTCTGTGACTTTGGTGAGGAGATGACCGTGTATGATACCAATGGAGAGCAGCCGCTGAGTGCCATGATTTCCATGATCACTAAG GACAATCCAGGGGTTGTGACATGTCTGGATGAGGCGCGTCATGGCTTTGAGAGTGGAGATTATGTCACCTTCACAGAGGTTCAGGGTATGACAGAGCTCAATGGCTGCCAGCCAGTTGAAATTAAAGTTCTGG GTCCCTACACCTTCAGCATCTGTGAGACATCTGGCTTTACAGATTACGTAAGAGGAGGAATTGTTTCCCAGGTCAAGATGCCCAAGAAGATTTCTTTT AAATCCATCTCTTCCTCCATGACTGAACCAGAGTTCATAATGACAGACTTTGCGAAGTTTGAGCGTCCAGGGCAGCTGCACGTGGGCTTCCAGGCTATCCACGCCTTCCAGAAGAAACACAACCACCTTCCTGCACCTTGGAACCAG GCTGATGGTGATAAGCTGTTGACATTAGCCAAAGAGGTGAACTCGGCCCAGACGGGGTCAGCTAAAGTCGAGCAGTTGGATGAAGCTCTTATCAAAAAGATGTCATTTGTTGCTGCTGGTGACCTGGCCCCTGTCAATGCCTTTATTGGAGGTCTTGCTGCACAGGAAGTGATGAAG GCATGCACTGGAAAATTTATGCCCATAATGCAGTGGCTGTACTTTGATGCCCTGGAGTGCCTGGCTGAAGAGGAAGGTGTCGAGCTCACAGAGGAAGAGTGTGCCCCT AGGAACTGTCGATACGATGGGCAGATTGCAGTGTTTGGCACTAAGTTGCAGGATTTGCTTGCCAAACAGCGCTACTTCCTG GTTGGAGCTGGTGCAATTGGTTGTGAGCTGTTGAAAAACTTTGCCATGATTGGACTGGCAGGCGGGGAAGGAGAGGTCATTGTGACAGACATGGACACCATAGAGAAGTCCAACCTCAACAGACAGTTCCTCTTCAGGCCCGCAGACGTTACG AAAATGAAGAGTGACACAGCTGCCTCTGCAGTAAAGCAGATGAACCCCTCCATGAGGATCACAGGTCACCAGAACAGGGTGGGCCCTGACACAGAGAGGGTCTACGACGACGACTTCTTTGAAAGCCTTGATGGAGTGACCAATGCACTAGACAATGTTGATGCAC gtatgtACATGGACCGGAGGTGTGTGTACTATCGCAAACCCTTACTGGAGTCTGGTACTCTGGGTACCAAAGGCAATGTCCAGGTGGTGATCCCCTTCCTCACAGAGTCGTACAGCTCCAGCCAAGACCCACCTGAGAAGTCCATCCCCATCTGTACCCTCAAGAATTTCCCAAATGCCATTGAACACACACTGCAG TGGGCCCGCGATGAGTTTGAGGGACTATTCAAACAGCCACCAGAGAACGCCATGCAGTACCTCTC AGATCCTAAATTCATGGAGCGTACTCTGAAACTCCCCGGAGCTCAGCCTGTCGAGGTGCTGGAGGCTGTTCACAAAAGTCTCGTCACAGACTGCCCCCACAGCTGGGCTGACTGTGTAGCCTGGGCACGCAACCACTGGCAGTGCCAATACAGCAACAACATCCGCCAGCTACTGCACAACTTCCCCCCAGATCAG CTCACCAGCTCTGGTGCCCCCTTCTGGTCCGGCCCGAAGAGGTGTCCTCACCCACTAGAATTCAGCACTAGCAAT GAGCTGCACCTGGACTATGTAATGGCAGGAGCCAACCTCTTCGCACACACGTATGGCATGCAAGGCAGCACTGATCGTGCCGGTGTGATTAAGATCTTGCAGGATGTGAAGGTGCCACCCTTCACCCCTCGTTCAGGGGTTAAAATCCATGTGTCTGATCAGGAGCTGCAGAATAGCAATTCCTCTGTTG ATGACTGCAGACTGGAGGAGCTGAAGGTCCAGCTGCCTTCCCCTGAGACTTCCCAGTTCAAACTGTGCGCCATTGACTTTGAGAAG GACGATGATACAAACTTCCACATGGACTTCATTGTAGCGTCGTCAAACCTGAGGGCAGAGAACTACGACATTCCCCCCGCGGACAGACACAAG AGCAAACTGATAGCTGGCAAGATCATTCCTGCCATCGCCACGACCACAGCCGCAGTGGTGGGCCTGGTGTGCCTGGAGCTCATCAAGATTGTCCAAGGACACAAGAAGCTGGAATCTTTCAAAAACGGCTTCATGAACTTGGCCCTGCCTTTCTTTGCCTTTTCTGAGCCCATCGCCGCTCCAACACACAAG TACTATGAAATCGATTGGACGTTGTGGGATCGCTTCGAGGTCACAGGGTTGCAGCCCAATGGAGAGGAGATGACACTCCGACAGTTTCTGGACTACTTTAAA AATGAACATAAGTTGGAGATCACCATGCTTTCTCAGGGAGTGTCCATGCTCTATTCTTTCTTCATGCCTGCTGCCAAACTCAAAGAGAGACTGGACCTACC GATGACGGAGATTGTCACCAAGGTGTCCAAAAAGAAACTAGGCAAGCATGTGAAAGCCCTGGTGTTCGAGCTGTGCTGTAATGACCTGTCAGACGAAGACGTGGAAGTGCCCTATGTCAGATACACCATCCGCTGA